In Apostichopus japonicus isolate 1M-3 chromosome 3, ASM3797524v1, whole genome shotgun sequence, a single genomic region encodes these proteins:
- the LOC139965647 gene encoding uncharacterized protein, whose product MQYNLGYGDAYQWYVPTPNNQRRSAKGKQRQTYTRRIRPPYTYTELISQAIMASSERALTLRQIVSCLENRYPCFRGPYRGWRNSIRHNLSANECFRKVLRDSSKPNGKDNYWTMNENCKHCLEKSCLSNSTTLKPLRERNTFDDVTAFKRTSQELETNNNTLPDENNAAEAFVLQQVVGTEPKVDQQSAVIKPIDLSQSYMDTIEIREPTCPENASVPTNGQASSGNLTDWQEMTAFSVDKFEYSSDSNIPPRQMFETQNQYQLPRAYVQHNQRPFPVHLATSQGYPVPHDTLRNGYYAPPYNMVDQNMYFYNLNQNQQQYSKMNNGNHRGAGSQIAEQVHMMNGRVHQESMVYQQL is encoded by the exons ATGCAGTATAATTTGGGATACGGTGACGCCTACCAATGGTATGTACCTACGCCTAATAACCAGAGGCGTTCGGCGAAGGGGAAACAACGTCAAACCTATACCCGTAGGATCAGACCGCCGTATACTTACACTGAACTCATTAGTCAGGCAATCATGGCGTCCTCGGAACGGGCCCTCACTCTCCGTCAAATCGTGTCCTGTTTAGAGAATCGCTACCCGTGTTTTCGTGGACCCTATCGTGGTTGGCGGAACAGCATACGTCATAACCTTTCAGCTAACGAATGCTTTCGGAAAGTTCTTCGAGATAGCAGCAAGCCAAATGGTAAAGATAATTATTGGACAATGAATGAAAATTGCAAACATTGTCTAGAGAAAAGTTGTTTGTCGAATTCAACCACGTTGAAACCTCTTCGAGAAAGGAATACGTTTGATGACGTCACGGCATTCAAAAGAACTAGCCAAGAACTTGAGACTAACAATAACACCTTGCCGGATGAAAATAATGCAGCGGAGGCGTTTGTTTTGCAACAA GTTGTGGGCACCGAACCCAAGGTTGACCAACAGTCTGCTGTCATAAAACCGATAGATCTCTCACAGTCGTACATGGACACCATAGAAATTCGTGAGCCGACTTGTCCTGAGAACGCCAGTGTACCAACGAATGGACAAGCAAGCAGTGGTAACTTAACTGATTGGCAAGAGATGACGGCATTCAGTGTAgataaatttgaatattcatcggACAGTAATATCCCGCCTCGACAGATGTTTGAAACGCAGAATCAATATCAATTACCGCGTGCCTACGTACAACATAATCAACGCCCTTTTCCAGTACACTTAGCGACTTCACAGGGATATCCCGTGCCTCATGATACGTTACGTAATGGCTATTACGCGCCTCCGTACAATATGGTGGATCAAAATATGTACTTCTATAACTTGAATCAAAATCAACAGCAGTACTCGAAAATGAACAATGGCAACCACCGTGGAGCAGGGTCTCAAATAGCGGAACAGGTACACATGATGAACGGTAGAGTACACCAGGAATCGATGGTCTACCAACAGTTATGA